In the genome of Deinococcus deserti VCD115, one region contains:
- a CDS encoding sensory rhodopsin transducer, protein MKSYGHRIWCVPAGHIPLRSTGEEPRYTSYDQLCILNTGDQDAQLKLSIFYADRDPEGPYLLCVASRRVRHVRVNDLIDPRAIPLDVEYACLVESEVPVVVQFVRQDTSAGAQALMTSMAYPLHDPGDHQE, encoded by the coding sequence ATGAAGTCCTATGGTCACAGGATCTGGTGCGTGCCGGCCGGACACATACCCTTGAGGAGCACAGGCGAGGAGCCGCGATACACCAGTTATGACCAGTTGTGCATCCTGAATACTGGTGACCAGGACGCGCAACTCAAGCTGAGTATCTTCTATGCCGACCGCGATCCGGAAGGACCTTATCTGCTGTGCGTGGCCAGCCGACGTGTCCGGCATGTACGTGTGAATGACCTGATCGACCCCCGCGCCATCCCCCTGGATGTGGAATACGCCTGCCTGGTTGAATCGGAAGTACCTGTCGTGGTGCAGTTTGTCCGGCAGGACACCAGTGCCGGCGCGCAGGCTCTCATGACGAGCATGGCTTACCCCCTCCATGACCCAGGTGACCATCAGGAGTAG
- a CDS encoding AI-2E family transporter has protein sequence MLMGSVSTVAIVTIAVLLTLGGLHVTQDATLPLVFGAVIALFFRPLQRRLEQRLPRWLSVALIILLFLAFLALILGSVVYAVNVVAQDLPRYAERLKGYGIRLPDSLSSGSPSGSNVMGVVFGGLRAVLSPLGLTGLLLVFLVLLLAEADAWRRRLVQAFGAERGRRLTDAFGRMGRQFEQFMWVQTVTGLITAVLTWGICALVGLPFPFVWAVLTFVLEFFPTIGSLLSVVPPVLFAFAFGGAAQGALVLLGLTVVQLGVGSLLNPKWQGDRLKLSPTVVAFSVVFWGWLWGVGGAIIAVPLTAGIALLLSEFSSTRPLAVLLGHSEGPEGS, from the coding sequence ATGCTGATGGGTTCGGTCTCGACGGTTGCAATCGTCACTATTGCCGTCCTGCTGACCTTGGGTGGTCTTCATGTTACCCAGGACGCTACGCTGCCTCTGGTGTTCGGTGCTGTGATCGCGCTGTTCTTCCGGCCTCTTCAGCGCCGACTTGAGCAACGTCTGCCCCGGTGGCTCAGCGTGGCCCTCATTATCCTGCTGTTTCTGGCGTTTCTTGCTCTGATTCTGGGTAGCGTGGTCTACGCTGTAAATGTAGTCGCTCAGGACCTGCCCAGATACGCCGAGCGTTTGAAAGGATATGGCATCCGGCTCCCGGACAGCCTGTCGTCTGGCAGTCCGTCCGGATCGAACGTGATGGGAGTAGTGTTTGGCGGCCTTCGAGCCGTCCTGTCACCACTCGGCTTGACTGGACTGCTGCTGGTGTTTCTCGTCCTCCTGCTGGCAGAAGCGGACGCCTGGCGTCGGCGGTTGGTCCAGGCGTTTGGCGCTGAGCGCGGTCGACGGCTCACAGACGCCTTTGGGCGCATGGGGCGGCAGTTCGAACAGTTTATGTGGGTCCAGACGGTCACGGGCCTCATCACTGCCGTCCTGACCTGGGGAATATGCGCCCTGGTGGGGTTGCCTTTTCCTTTCGTCTGGGCAGTACTGACGTTCGTTCTGGAATTCTTTCCCACCATCGGCTCGCTGTTGTCTGTGGTGCCTCCTGTATTGTTTGCCTTTGCGTTCGGTGGCGCAGCGCAGGGCGCACTGGTCCTTCTGGGGTTGACGGTCGTTCAGCTGGGCGTCGGAAGCCTCCTGAATCCGAAGTGGCAGGGCGACAGGTTGAAGCTTTCACCTACAGTCGTGGCGTTTTCGGTGGTGTTCTGGGGCTGGCTGTGGGGCGTCGGTGGGGCGATTATTGCCGTCCCTCTTACGGCTGGCATCGCACTTCTGCTGTCCGAGTTTTCTTCGACCCGGCCCCTTGCTGTCCTGCTGGGACACAGCGAGGGGCCAGAAGGGTCGTGA
- a CDS encoding D-arabinono-1,4-lactone oxidase yields the protein MSHLHPDCPPFTFLNWSGSLRFTADELARPRSEEELASLVRSSAAAGATVRVCGHGHSSVPLMQTKQQLISLEYLRGLIDHNGDEQTATVWAGTPLREVGEALYQAGLALHNYGDVATQYIAGAFGTGTKGTGRRLRDLSSALIQVRFVTASGEVQEWNENEHPDQLRAARVSLGTLGIFTQLKLRVLPTYDLHRQEFCTTTALCLEHLDELIEHNRNFDFYWYPRSDAVKLRLLNEPGKEQGALPYARLVKEETSPSWQALPRNRTLKFDEMEYAVPLEAGPACFLEVRDRILERHRQHVGWRVLYRTVEQDDSWLGNASGRASVTISLHQNAGLAYWPFFKDIESIFRAYGGRPHWGKKHTLGGTQLRDLYPHWDDFQLLRGRMDPQGMFLNDYLRALLGEQESSEGAVRVHEVPLHEISPKAAPEERA from the coding sequence ATGTCCCATTTGCATCCGGATTGCCCTCCCTTCACATTTCTCAACTGGTCCGGTAGCCTCCGTTTTACTGCGGATGAACTGGCGCGGCCCCGCTCGGAGGAGGAACTGGCATCCCTGGTACGCAGCAGCGCAGCGGCTGGCGCAACCGTCAGGGTGTGCGGACACGGTCACTCGTCCGTCCCTTTAATGCAGACGAAACAGCAACTTATCTCTCTGGAGTATCTGCGTGGCCTCATCGACCACAACGGCGACGAGCAAACAGCTACCGTCTGGGCTGGAACGCCTTTGCGTGAGGTCGGGGAAGCGCTTTACCAGGCGGGATTGGCCCTGCACAACTATGGAGACGTAGCCACCCAGTACATTGCTGGAGCGTTCGGGACCGGCACCAAGGGAACGGGACGGCGCCTGCGCGACCTGTCGAGTGCTCTGATCCAGGTGCGTTTCGTTACCGCGTCCGGGGAAGTGCAGGAATGGAATGAAAACGAACATCCCGACCAACTGCGTGCGGCCCGCGTCTCCCTGGGCACGCTCGGGATCTTCACTCAGCTCAAGCTTCGCGTTCTTCCCACCTATGACCTGCATCGGCAGGAGTTCTGCACAACCACTGCCCTGTGCCTGGAACATCTGGATGAACTGATCGAACATAACCGCAACTTCGATTTCTACTGGTATCCCCGCAGTGACGCCGTCAAACTGCGGCTGCTCAACGAGCCTGGAAAGGAACAAGGAGCGCTGCCGTATGCTCGCCTGGTGAAAGAGGAAACCTCGCCAAGCTGGCAGGCGCTTCCCCGCAACCGGACCCTGAAGTTTGACGAGATGGAGTACGCCGTGCCTCTGGAAGCTGGCCCTGCTTGTTTCCTGGAGGTCCGGGACCGAATTCTGGAGCGTCATCGGCAGCATGTTGGCTGGCGGGTGCTGTACCGCACCGTCGAGCAAGACGATTCCTGGCTCGGGAACGCCTCAGGACGTGCCTCCGTGACCATCTCCCTGCATCAGAATGCTGGACTCGCCTACTGGCCTTTTTTCAAGGACATCGAGTCGATCTTCCGCGCTTACGGAGGGCGCCCGCACTGGGGGAAGAAGCATACGCTGGGCGGCACCCAACTGCGAGACCTCTATCCCCACTGGGATGACTTTCAGCTCCTGCGGGGCAGGATGGACCCGCAGGGCATGTTTCTGAATGACTACCTGCGTGCCTTGTTGGGAGAGCAGGAGAGCAGTGAAGGCGCCGTCCGTGTCCACGAGGTGCCTCTGCACGAGATAAGCCCAAAGGCAGCTCCTGAGGAGCGGGCATGA
- a CDS encoding ABC transporter permease translates to MTPINATPAAPPRLSDRRRFLRKYLQNRSLMVGTVILLIMALCALLAPWLAPYDPAEQYTDYALQGPSPQFPLGTDMFGRDQLSRIIYGTRLSFVVSSVSVGIALVLGTLLGLIAVTARGWVDNVIMRVMDVLFAFPFLLLVIAIMAAFGTSLTNAMIAIGIVYTPSFARVTRAAALNVMEQLYIEASHSLGASRSRLIFRHILPNIQGPLIIQTTLSLAFAILAEAALSFLGLGAQPPAPSWGLMLNEGRDFFNMADWLAIFPGLAITVAVLGFNLLGDGLRDLLDPRSHREN, encoded by the coding sequence ATGACCCCCATCAATGCCACCCCTGCTGCACCCCCCCGTCTTTCCGACCGGCGGCGTTTCCTCCGCAAGTATCTGCAGAACCGGTCACTGATGGTAGGCACCGTGATTTTGCTGATTATGGCTCTGTGCGCGCTGCTGGCCCCCTGGCTCGCCCCATATGATCCGGCCGAACAGTACACCGACTACGCGCTGCAGGGGCCATCGCCCCAGTTTCCGCTGGGTACCGATATGTTCGGCCGCGATCAACTGAGCCGGATCATCTATGGCACGCGCCTGTCGTTCGTGGTGAGCAGCGTCTCGGTGGGCATTGCGCTGGTTCTCGGAACGTTGCTGGGACTGATTGCCGTCACCGCGCGGGGCTGGGTCGACAACGTCATCATGCGCGTGATGGACGTCCTGTTTGCCTTCCCGTTTCTGCTGCTGGTCATCGCCATCATGGCGGCGTTCGGAACCAGCCTGACCAACGCCATGATCGCCATCGGCATCGTGTATACGCCCTCGTTCGCCCGGGTCACGCGCGCAGCAGCCCTGAACGTCATGGAGCAGCTGTATATCGAAGCCAGCCACAGCTTGGGGGCCAGCCGGTCGCGGCTGATTTTCCGGCACATCCTGCCCAACATCCAGGGACCACTCATCATTCAGACCACGCTTTCGCTGGCATTCGCCATCCTGGCGGAAGCGGCGCTGTCCTTTCTCGGTCTGGGTGCTCAGCCCCCGGCGCCGTCCTGGGGCCTGATGCTGAACGAGGGAAGGGATTTCTTCAATATGGCGGACTGGCTGGCGATCTTCCCTGGCCTGGCCATCACCGTGGCGGTGCTGGGCTTTAATCTGCTTGGTGACGGCCTGCGTGATCTTCTTGACCCCCGGTCCCACAGAGAAAACTGA
- a CDS encoding ABC transporter substrate-binding protein — translation MIKKLLCTGLTLALISGTASASTLVFGAGGEPVSLDSGTITDGNSSLAQALVYDMLVRFKKGTTTITPGLATSWKANKDASEWTFTLRPNVKFSDGTPFNANAVVFNVNRWWDQAADAGAKEHSKTFTSWTFIFGGFKGEQNSLLKSVRADGPNKVVFTLNRSFAPFPEALATPFFGIASPDAVKKAGARYGTPAALPVGTGPFIMQSWKTGDRITLVPNKGHWGKKASYDQLLLRFLKDPSVRLNELKAGTIDFTTDLNPDQLNVVKADKNLNPVIIPGFNVGFLSLNLGNQHLKNDKVRQAISMAINKKAIVEAFWGDLGVSDASFLPPALGWANSKKVPADYKFDPAAAKKLLAEAGYPNGFSIDLWYMPVSRPYFPTPKPIAEAMAADLGAIGIKATLKTEDWAKYLEDRNKKPGFDMYMIGWTGPYASPYNFYNVYYGEEASADSNYGNPKLFQLLRTAVATSSRSAQAKAYSQIHEISYDANVRIPIVHSRPLAAARTYVKGWVPSPSVITPFEDITISGKK, via the coding sequence ATGATCAAGAAGCTGTTATGCACTGGATTGACCCTCGCCCTGATCTCCGGCACCGCCAGCGCCAGCACCCTGGTCTTTGGCGCTGGCGGCGAGCCTGTCTCTCTCGATTCCGGGACCATCACCGACGGTAACTCTTCACTGGCGCAGGCCCTTGTGTACGACATGCTGGTCCGGTTCAAGAAAGGGACAACAACCATCACGCCGGGACTGGCGACCAGCTGGAAGGCCAACAAGGACGCCAGCGAGTGGACCTTCACCTTGCGCCCAAACGTGAAGTTCTCCGACGGCACGCCCTTTAATGCGAATGCCGTGGTGTTCAACGTGAACCGCTGGTGGGATCAGGCGGCAGACGCTGGCGCGAAGGAACACAGCAAGACCTTCACCTCATGGACGTTTATCTTTGGGGGCTTCAAGGGCGAGCAGAACAGCCTGTTGAAGAGTGTGCGTGCTGACGGGCCGAACAAAGTCGTCTTTACGTTGAACCGCTCCTTTGCACCCTTCCCCGAAGCCCTCGCCACCCCCTTCTTCGGAATCGCCAGCCCGGACGCCGTCAAGAAGGCTGGGGCCCGGTATGGCACTCCTGCCGCCCTGCCCGTGGGCACCGGGCCGTTCATCATGCAGTCGTGGAAGACAGGCGACCGCATCACACTGGTGCCCAACAAGGGACACTGGGGCAAGAAAGCCAGCTACGACCAGCTTCTCCTGCGCTTCCTGAAGGACCCAAGCGTCCGACTGAACGAGCTCAAAGCCGGAACCATCGACTTCACCACCGATCTCAACCCTGATCAGCTCAACGTCGTGAAGGCCGACAAGAACCTCAACCCGGTCATCATTCCCGGCTTCAACGTGGGTTTCCTCAGCCTGAACCTCGGGAACCAGCACCTGAAAAATGACAAGGTACGGCAGGCCATCAGCATGGCGATCAACAAGAAAGCCATCGTGGAAGCCTTCTGGGGTGACCTGGGAGTTTCGGACGCCAGCTTTCTGCCGCCTGCGCTTGGTTGGGCCAACAGCAAGAAGGTACCGGCCGACTACAAATTCGATCCGGCCGCTGCCAAGAAGCTGCTGGCCGAAGCCGGTTACCCGAACGGCTTCTCGATCGACCTGTGGTACATGCCCGTCAGCCGCCCGTACTTCCCGACACCGAAACCGATTGCCGAAGCGATGGCCGCAGACCTGGGAGCCATCGGCATCAAGGCGACTCTGAAGACCGAGGACTGGGCCAAGTACCTGGAAGACCGCAACAAGAAACCTGGCTTCGACATGTACATGATCGGCTGGACGGGACCCTATGCCAGCCCGTACAACTTCTACAACGTCTATTACGGCGAGGAAGCTTCGGCAGACAGCAACTACGGTAACCCCAAACTTTTCCAACTGTTGAGGACCGCTGTCGCCACCAGCAGCCGCTCTGCACAGGCCAAAGCGTACTCTCAGATTCACGAAATCTCCTATGATGCCAACGTCCGCATTCCGATCGTCCACTCCCGTCCGCTCGCTGCAGCGCGCACGTACGTCAAAGGCTGGGTCCCCAGCCCGTCGGTCATCACGCCGTTTGAAGACATCACCATCAGCGGAAAAAAGTAA
- a CDS encoding M20 family metallopeptidase has translation MTTVKEAQSALDAQVIAWRRHLHQHPELSFQEHETANYVEAQLRKMKGLSITRPTPTSVLAVLRGQGGTGRTVLLRADMDALPIQENTDFDFASRNDGVMHACGHDGHTAMLLGAAQVLSEQQEQLRGEIRFIFQHAEELFPGGGQQVVDAGVMDGVDVAVGTHLFSPIPVGLVALKSGPLMAAPDTFEVTVVGKGGHGAMPQETIDPIVIACHVVTAMQSIVSRQRDPLEPAVVSVTTIHAGTAHNVIPNTAVLTGTVRTFDPALREQIPQLMERLVRGITEAFGATYEFRYEQGYRATINDPAVTEVLREVVQETVGAQALVEAQPTMGGEDFSAYLSRAPGAFIFIGARNEEAGITAPHHHPNFAIDEDALAIGVKVLVGAARRLSAGA, from the coding sequence ATGACCACCGTAAAAGAAGCCCAGTCCGCGCTAGATGCCCAGGTTATTGCCTGGCGCCGTCACCTGCACCAACATCCCGAACTGTCTTTTCAGGAACACGAGACAGCCAACTATGTGGAAGCACAATTACGGAAGATGAAGGGATTGAGTATCACCCGTCCAACCCCAACGAGTGTGTTGGCCGTGCTGCGCGGCCAGGGTGGAACAGGCCGCACCGTGCTGCTCCGGGCCGATATGGACGCGCTTCCTATTCAGGAAAACACTGACTTTGACTTTGCTTCGCGGAACGATGGCGTGATGCACGCCTGCGGGCACGACGGCCACACCGCGATGCTCCTGGGCGCCGCGCAGGTGCTTTCAGAACAGCAAGAGCAGCTGCGCGGGGAAATCCGCTTCATCTTTCAGCACGCAGAAGAACTGTTCCCCGGTGGCGGGCAGCAGGTGGTAGACGCAGGCGTCATGGATGGGGTCGATGTCGCGGTAGGCACCCACCTGTTCTCCCCGATTCCTGTCGGGCTCGTGGCCTTAAAGTCAGGACCGCTGATGGCTGCTCCAGACACCTTCGAAGTGACCGTCGTTGGAAAAGGTGGCCATGGTGCCATGCCGCAAGAAACCATTGATCCCATCGTGATCGCATGTCACGTTGTGACGGCCATGCAATCCATTGTTTCACGCCAGCGTGATCCGCTGGAACCCGCTGTCGTCAGCGTGACGACCATTCATGCAGGGACTGCCCACAACGTCATTCCGAACACAGCTGTCCTTACAGGAACGGTCAGAACGTTCGACCCGGCCCTGAGAGAGCAGATCCCACAGCTGATGGAGCGACTTGTGCGAGGAATCACGGAAGCGTTTGGCGCTACATACGAATTCAGGTATGAGCAGGGGTACCGCGCAACCATCAACGACCCCGCAGTGACCGAGGTTCTCCGGGAAGTGGTTCAGGAAACGGTAGGAGCACAAGCCCTGGTTGAAGCACAACCGACGATGGGAGGAGAAGACTTCAGCGCTTACCTCAGCCGTGCGCCCGGCGCATTCATCTTTATCGGTGCCCGGAATGAAGAAGCAGGCATTACCGCTCCGCATCACCATCCTAATTTCGCGATTGACGAAGACGCCCTTGCCATCGGAGTGAAGGTGCTTGTCGGAGCAGCCCGGCGTCTGTCTGCCGGTGCCTGA